Sequence from the Desulfovibrio sp. TomC genome:
CATGGGCATCGCCGCCGATGAAGTGGCCATGCTGCGTCTGGCCCGGCAGGAGGGCCTTGGCGAAACCGATCTGGCCGCCATTGACGTGGTTGGCGAGGACCCGGACCGTCTGCGCCGCCGGTTTGCCCGGCCGGTCTTAAGCTCCATGGGGGCGTATCCGGCCGTGCGGGTGATCGAGGGCGGGGCCTGCCAGGGCTGTTTGTCGGCGCTGCGCCATGCCCTGGACAAGCTTGGCAGCGAGGACGGCTTTGCCGGACGCGAGGAGTCCACGCTCTATGTCGGCGTGCCCATGCCGGAGATGGTCAATTTGCGCAATGTCCGCGGGCAGCTCTGGTGCTTTGGGGCCTGCAGCGCGCCGCTGATCTACAATACCCGCCAGCCCGGCCGCATCGCCCGGCATATTCCGGGCTGTCCGCCGCATATTTTGGACTTTTACAAGGCCTACAAGGTTGAAACAGCCCGGGCTTGCAAGCCGTGACCGGGAAGGAATCCCAAGAGACCATGCTCGTTGCCCTCATCTCCCCTTATCCCGACATCACCGCCTTCGGCGTGCGGGCTATTGCGGCCTATCTCAAGGCCAATGGCGTGGCCGTGCGCCTGATTTTCCTGCCCGATCCCCTCGGCGACGCCCTGACCGACGCGCCCGAGCGCTATCCGTCCCGGGTCATGGACGACATGGTCCGGCTGTGCGCCGACTGCGATCTGGTCGGCGTGTCGCTTATGACCAATTATGTTGACAACGCCGGGCAGATCACCCGGGCCGTCAAGGCCGCCTGCCCGGCCCCGGTGCTGTGGGGCGGGGTCCATCCCACCATCCGGCCCGAGGAGTGCCTGGAAACGGCCGATCTGGTCTGCGTTGGCGACGGCGAGGAAGCCATTTTGGACGTGGCGCGGGCCATTGCCGATGGCGGCGACCTGACCGCCATCGCCAATATCCAGGCCCGCCGACCGGATGGGAGCATTGCCCGCAATCCGGTGCGGCCGCTGACCCAGGATCTGGACGCCCTGCCGGCCCCGGACTGGTCCCACGACGACCACCACATCTGGGACCCCAACCGGCCCGAGGCCGGCGTTGTGCCGCTCACCCCGGCCGTGACCGAGGCCTTCCTGGCCCGGGGCACGGTGTCGCAGATGCTCGGCAAGATCGGCTACCAGACCATGACCGGCCGGGGCTGCCCCCACCGCTGCGCCTACTGCGTCAACGACGCCGTCAAGTCGCTGTACGGGGCCAAGGGCTATCTGCGCTGGCGCGGGGTCGACCATGTCATGGCCGAGATCGAGGCGGCCAGGGGCGTGCTCCCGGGCATTGGCTATGTCTGGATTTCCGACGACGCCTTTTTCGCCCGGCCGCTGGCCGACATTCAGGAATTTTGCCGGCAGTGGAAGGCGCGCATCGGTTTGCCGTTTAGCTGCCTGGGGTCGCCGGCCACCATCACCCGGGAAAAAATGGACGCGCTTCTGGACGCCGGCCTGTTCTATCTCCAGATGGGCGTGCAGACCGGTTCGGCCCGCATCCAAGAGCTTTTCAACCGCAAGGCCATGGGCAACGACGTCATGCTGGCGGCCATGAAGATCATCAATGAATCCAAAGACCGCATGTTTCCGCCCAGTTACGATTTCATTTTGGATACGCCCTACGAGACTGCGGCCGACCGGCTGGAATCGGTGCGCTTCATTGCCCGCATCCCCAAGCCCTTCCGGCTCCAGCCCTTTTCCCTGGTGCTCTATCCCGGCACCAAGCTCCACGCCATGGCTGCGGCCGACGGCTTTTTAACCGACGAGCGGCGGCAGGTGTATACCAAAAGCTATACGATGCGCCGGCCGGATTACGTCAATCTGTTGATTTTGCTGGCCAAGGGCGGGCGCATGCCGTCGCGGCTGCTGGCCGTGCTGGCCTCGGACAGCCTGGGCGGGGTCTTGGCGCGGCCGGCCTTTGATCCGCTGTGGCGGGTGCTTTTTTGGCTGATGGAACCGGCCAAGCGGCTGCTGCGGGCCGTGGCGGGGCGGTCGTGAAAATCGCCCTGGTCCAGTCCTGGCTTGGGCCGCAGGCGGGCGAGCCGGTGTTTCCCATCGGCCTGGCCAGTCTGGCCGCCAGCCTGCCCGGCCACAGCGTGGCCGCCTTTGATCCCAATGTGGCGGGCGGCGACCCCATGGCCGCCCTGGCGGAATTTTTGCGCGATTTTTCCCCCGATATGACGGGCGTGTCCCTGCGCAATATCGACTCCACCAACACCCGGGTCAATGTCTCGTACTTAAAGCCCTTCAGCGACACCCTGGCCGTGGTCCGCCGGGAAACCACCGGAGCGCTGGTGGTCGGCGGGGCCGGCTTTTCCATGTTCGCCAAGGCCATCATGGCCTCCTGGCCGATCATCGACTACGGCGTGGCCCTGGAAGGCGAAACCGCCTTTGCCGCCCTGGCCGACGCCCTGGCGCGCGGCAATGCCCCGTCCTCGGTGCCGTCCCTTTTTTGCCGGGACGCTGCGGGCGACGCCTTTTTTACCGGCGAATCGGCAAAAATAGATTTGTTGATGCTCGCTTCCCCGGACTTCTCCCTCCTGCCGCTGGCCCCCTATGCCGCCGTGCCCTGGGGGGTTGGGGTCGAGACCAAGCGCGGCTGCGCCTTGTCCTGCGTCTACTGCCCGTATGGGTTTTTAAACGGCCGGCGCTACCGGTATAAGGCCCCCAAGCAGGTGGCGGCCGAAATCATCGCCCTGCGCGATGTCCACGGCGCACGGCGGTTTACCTTCCTCGATTCGGTTTTTAACGTCCCGGTCGACCACGCCCGGGCAGTCCTTGACGCCATGATCGCAGCCGGGGCGACGCTCCCCTGGTCGGCCTGGTTTGCCGAGCGCGGGCTTGACCGCGATTTCCTGGAACTGGCCCGCCGGGCCGGTTGCGACACGGTCATTTTTTCCCCGGACGCCTTTGGCGATGCGGCGCTCAAAAAACTCGGCAAGGCCTCGAGCGTGGCCGAGATCAAGGCCGCCTACCGCCTCGTGCGCGACCTGGGCTGCTTTGAGGTGAGCTACAATTTCTTCAAGAACCCGCCCGGCCAGACCCTTTCTGCCGCCGTCGACATGGTCCGCTTTATCGTCAAGGCCCGGCGCGAAATGGGGAAAAAAGCCCATTTTGAGCTCAACAGCATCCGGGTGGAGCCGCACACCGCCCTGGCCAAACTGGCCGAGGCCGAAGGCCTGATCGCCCCGGACACCGACCTGCTGTCGCCGGTGCTGTATTCCCAGAAAAAGACTGCCTATATCGAAAAACTTTTTGACATCCTGCTCCGGGCGGCCGGAAAATAGCCATGCGGGTGCGCGAGAGTCTGGCCCGCGATCTGCTGCGGCTGGTGGTCTGGTATCCCCTGCGCCTGGCGGCCGAGCGTCTGCCGCCCCGGGCCGCCCTGGCCCTGTACCGGGCCATGGGCCGGCTGCACGGGCTGCTGGCCCGGGGCCGGGCCGGGCGCATCGCAGCGGCAGCGGCGGCGGTTGTCGACGCCGAATTTCCACCCGCAACGCTAAAAAAAGCGGTGCGGGAGGCGTTTGCCACCCACTATGTCAACCAGCTCATCCTCTTTCAGCTGCCGCAGCTGACTGCCGCCAATTGCGATCAACTTATTGAATTCGACGGCCTGACCCGCCTGGAGCTGGCCCGGGCCGGTGGGCGCGGCGTGGTCCTGCCCATCGGCCATTTCGGCCCGACCCAGTTGCCGCTGGCCGCCCTGGGGGCGCTCGGGTTTCCCCTGGTCCAGATCGGCAACCTGTCCAATGCCGGGCTGTCGTTTATCGGCAGGCATGTCGCCTTCCGCCTGCGCCAGCGCTACGAAGCGCGCATCCCGGCCCGCATCGTGCCGCCCGGTCCCGGCACGCGACTGGCCCTGGCCCATCTGCGCCGCGGCGGGGTGGTCATGACCACGGCCGACGACGGCCCGGGGCAGCCGCCCTTTGGCCGCCACGCTTTTTTCGATTTTCCGGGCGGGCAGCTGTCCGTGCCGCTCGGGCCGGCCCGGCTGGCCCTGGCCGCCGGCGCAGTCCTGATGCCGGTTTTTCTCCAGGCCGGGACCGGTGCGCCCTATCGCCTTGTCATCGGCGAACCTATCGATCCGCCCCCGGGGGCCGGCCGAGACGAAGCCGCTTTGGCCATGACCGCCGCCTGGGTGGAGCGTTATACCGCCCGGGTCCAGGCCGCTCCAGGCTGGTGGCACGGTCTGGAAGCACATCTTTTTCCTTGAATCCCGGGCTTGCCTCGGCCACAATCCCTCCCTCACCCCTCAAGGAAGGACGCCTCGCGCCATGAAAAATTCCATGAAGCTCTCTATTGTCATTCCGGCCTATAATGAAGAAGGCAACATCACCTCCACCGTGGAAGGCATCCGCGCCGTACTGGTGCGCGAGTCGATCCCTTACGAACTGGTGCTGGTCGACGACAACAGCGCCGACGCCACCGGGGCCGTGCTGGAAACATTGGCTGCGGCCGATCCCGGCATTGTGGTGGTGCGCCGGGAACCGCCGCGCGGCTTTGGCCGGGCCGTGCGCTCGGGCCTGGACCGGGCCACAGGCGAGGTCATCATCATCTGCATGGCCGATCTGTCCGACGACCCGGAAGACATCATCAAGTACTATCGCAAAATAGAAGAGGGCTTTGACTGCGTCTTCGGCTCGCGCTTCATTCGCGGCGCACGGTGCGTCAATTACCCGCGCTTCAAGCTCTTTTGCAACCGCATCGTCAACAAGGTCATGCAGCTCATGTTCTGGACGCGCTACAATGACCTGACCAACTCGTTCAAGGCCTATCGCTCCTACGTCATTCGAGACATCTGGCCGCTTAAGGCCTGTCATTTCAATATCACCATCGAACTGTCGCTTAATACCCTCATTCGCAACTACGCCATCGCAGAAGTGCCCATTTCCTGGCAGGGCCGCACCTGGGGCAGCTCCAACCTGCACATCTCCGAGATGGGGCGGCGCTATTTAAGCACGCTGCTGCGGGCCTGGTTCGAGAAAAATCTCATCCTCGACGACCTCATGGCCGAATCCATGGTCTGCCGCACCCGCTCCGTCGTGCGCGCCGCCGGCATCGAAGGCCGCGTGGCCGATCTCGAACGCCGGCTGGCAGCGCTGGAAGAGGTGAAGGGAGCGGCAAAAGAGGCATGAGAAGAGGAAGATGCCTCCGGCGGCCGGGGCTTTGCCCCGGACCCCACCGGGGGGAGTGTTCAAGGGGTTCTTGGCGCTGGCTGGCTAAGTGGTCGGTTGTGGATCGGAACAGCAGTCTGTTGTGCGTGCGGCATCCAGGCGGGCGCGGCCTTCCCGCTTGATCTCTTCGGGGTCCCAGGCCAGCGGTTCGCCGCTGTCGAG
This genomic interval carries:
- a CDS encoding B12-binding domain-containing radical SAM protein, which codes for MLVALISPYPDITAFGVRAIAAYLKANGVAVRLIFLPDPLGDALTDAPERYPSRVMDDMVRLCADCDLVGVSLMTNYVDNAGQITRAVKAACPAPVLWGGVHPTIRPEECLETADLVCVGDGEEAILDVARAIADGGDLTAIANIQARRPDGSIARNPVRPLTQDLDALPAPDWSHDDHHIWDPNRPEAGVVPLTPAVTEAFLARGTVSQMLGKIGYQTMTGRGCPHRCAYCVNDAVKSLYGAKGYLRWRGVDHVMAEIEAARGVLPGIGYVWISDDAFFARPLADIQEFCRQWKARIGLPFSCLGSPATITREKMDALLDAGLFYLQMGVQTGSARIQELFNRKAMGNDVMLAAMKIINESKDRMFPPSYDFILDTPYETAADRLESVRFIARIPKPFRLQPFSLVLYPGTKLHAMAAADGFLTDERRQVYTKSYTMRRPDYVNLLILLAKGGRMPSRLLAVLASDSLGGVLARPAFDPLWRVLFWLMEPAKRLLRAVAGRS
- a CDS encoding B12-binding domain-containing radical SAM protein, producing the protein MKIALVQSWLGPQAGEPVFPIGLASLAASLPGHSVAAFDPNVAGGDPMAALAEFLRDFSPDMTGVSLRNIDSTNTRVNVSYLKPFSDTLAVVRRETTGALVVGGAGFSMFAKAIMASWPIIDYGVALEGETAFAALADALARGNAPSSVPSLFCRDAAGDAFFTGESAKIDLLMLASPDFSLLPLAPYAAVPWGVGVETKRGCALSCVYCPYGFLNGRRYRYKAPKQVAAEIIALRDVHGARRFTFLDSVFNVPVDHARAVLDAMIAAGATLPWSAWFAERGLDRDFLELARRAGCDTVIFSPDAFGDAALKKLGKASSVAEIKAAYRLVRDLGCFEVSYNFFKNPPGQTLSAAVDMVRFIVKARREMGKKAHFELNSIRVEPHTALAKLAEAEGLIAPDTDLLSPVLYSQKKTAYIEKLFDILLRAAGK
- a CDS encoding lysophospholipid acyltransferase family protein produces the protein MRVRESLARDLLRLVVWYPLRLAAERLPPRAALALYRAMGRLHGLLARGRAGRIAAAAAAVVDAEFPPATLKKAVREAFATHYVNQLILFQLPQLTAANCDQLIEFDGLTRLELARAGGRGVVLPIGHFGPTQLPLAALGALGFPLVQIGNLSNAGLSFIGRHVAFRLRQRYEARIPARIVPPGPGTRLALAHLRRGGVVMTTADDGPGQPPFGRHAFFDFPGGQLSVPLGPARLALAAGAVLMPVFLQAGTGAPYRLVIGEPIDPPPGAGRDEAALAMTAAWVERYTARVQAAPGWWHGLEAHLFP
- a CDS encoding glycosyltransferase family 2 protein: MKNSMKLSIVIPAYNEEGNITSTVEGIRAVLVRESIPYELVLVDDNSADATGAVLETLAAADPGIVVVRREPPRGFGRAVRSGLDRATGEVIIICMADLSDDPEDIIKYYRKIEEGFDCVFGSRFIRGARCVNYPRFKLFCNRIVNKVMQLMFWTRYNDLTNSFKAYRSYVIRDIWPLKACHFNITIELSLNTLIRNYAIAEVPISWQGRTWGSSNLHISEMGRRYLSTLLRAWFEKNLILDDLMAESMVCRTRSVVRAAGIEGRVADLERRLAALEEVKGAAKEA